The DNA sequence ATCGTTTGTGCGGCGTAGAAAGTAGAGAACGGTCTGCCGTGTCACGACAATTTTATAGAACGTTAGACCGATTGAAACTCAGTCCTCCAgaaacacaaacacaaaaatGTGATCTCTGACTGTCGCCTCATTTCTTCCAGTATGATCAAACACAAGTATAACCACACCCCCAAAATACTTGAGGTGTTTGGAAGGTGCCGCAACTCATGCAGTGAGAACACAAAGAAAGACTTTCTTTGTGTTTGTCCTCCTTCGTATGACACTGTGTCATACGATAAAGCTCAAATCGAAAAGAAGACaaagagcaaagaaaaagaagggaaaatgcATGATTTCGAAATGTAGATTTACAGCATTTTAACACGAACGTTTTATATAACTCAATGATCACTCTCTACACTACAGGCGTTTTTTTAAGGGCGGTCGAAAGCTGGAAGCCAGTTTAAGTTCGAATTGCAGAGGCCGTCACTCGATGAAAACACCTGGAAAGCAGAACCCACGCTTGTCAATTCGACCGGAGAAAAACACTGGCCAGGTTATCAACATGAAGTATATAAACAATCTTGCGTCACTGAAGGTTTTGGCGGCACACTTTGATGTAAACGACCGAAAATACCACTGAGAAGTTTTGCTCGAGTTTCGAGTAcgataaagtttaaaatgttgCTGACATGAAAATACACTGTATAAATGCAAGCAACTAGGAGGGAAAGTCTGTTTTTGCACAGGGAGACTTCGTAACTCAAATATTGGCAGTTGAGAGACGAGAACCTTATTCACGTGGCGAAATTTAGATcgatataaaagaaaaacactcaATATTTAGTAACTGCCAGTAACTACAAAGTCATATACTATAAAGCAATTGACCTGGCACACGTTACCACTATCGCGGGCACTAGAATATAGACGGGTCAAAAAATATGGTATCCGTTCCTCGTCAGTACCAGCTGTCACTACTGATAAGAAAAAGTCTCCCTTTCTAGCTCGACTGGTTGGCAGGACGCAGTTCGATTGTACAGCCCAGTTTTCACTATGAAACTGAACAGAAAgcttcaatttatttttaaattaactgcaCGCTCTTACCTTAACTCCTTTGCTGGACCAATTTTCCTCTATATGATTCAATTTGAAGCTCCGCTACAATGGTCTGAGCTGAATGGgaatacatgtaattttagTGAATAAGAAACACTAAACTTGATAAATGTTTCACTAAAAAACTCAAAAATTGCTATCAATAAAGGTTATAAACCACGGCAAGAATGGTGGCGTGCTCAGTGCGAATTAACAAAAAAGGCATAATTTGCCCGCATTTTCTAACATTTACCGGGTGGAAAACTCTTCGTTATCCGATGCGTAGTTCACTCCGGTTAATTCGAGTATTCGTTCAGACCACTCACACAACACATACTAATGCAAAACGGGTGTACGATCTATCAGCTACACTAGAGTATTTCAATAAGAAAACCTTATCAACTGTGCTAACGCGAGACAACTATACTTATTTTGTCGGGTCACTAGCAAAAAGTGAATTAGTAAGCAAGTATTAGTAAGCACTTACCGTTACAAAACAACACTAGGCTTTGATCCCGAGAAAATTGGTACCACGATTCCCGACGAGGACGAAATAGCTTTAAAGCATTCCAGTTTGGACAGCCAGCTCAAAACGTCCcccgctctctctctctctggaCGTACCGGTATATGCGCAAAGTGAATGAAACAGTTGATTTTGTACTGATTGACAGCCAGTTGTCAGATATTGAATAGAGGAGCGTAGAAGAGTTTTCATTTAAACAGTTTCAGATGTCATCCGCACGTCATATGATCGGCGTTGTACTGGACGTAAACTGCTTGAAGTTTTTGCCAGCAAAGCGATAAAAAAAGAGTGTGTGAGCCAGGAAGTGGGCATTGTGTGTCGAGTCCCAGCCAAAAATAATTTGGGTAGAAAAAATCGCCAGCAAGCTATTATTCATTAACTAATTCCCAGCCAGTTTTTCATCTAAGAGGCTATACTTCCCAGCCAGCATCACGATGCCTGAGGAACGGCTTTTTTGAATATCGGCTCCACTGAGCACTCCTGGAACATCGGTACTCGACACTAGCTaaagccgccatggacaagcgatttgtcagctttttgaagtgaaaagattctttttgtttattggaaatttagcggcatctattgtagagaacgtttcgccacaggctgaagagcagccgctctgcaaaacttatacccggcggagtgaattgttccggacaaataatttttgacatgtcgacaaggtttcagacgagataaagccacacaataaaaaacaagaaattctgcAGCAATCACtcatagttttaactttcttttatcgtaaatcttttttattacagttcttgcaatcgcctacaacgtgttctattagagaacaaagtaattttacaaatctggtgatccaggggtaatctgttcgtaatgtttctattttgacgagctgtcaattttcaaatgaaccgaaccgtgaaatatcaaggggcgttttccagaatcgtggggtttgtgggcaagcgtttcctcttctcccctccccctcccccttcaacctttttttgcttccgctctaactttcgcgcaataactcgattggaaacgcttgctacgcaggctagcgtTCGTGTAAATTCCGGTTTAAattgcaaaatggaaactagAACTATCGAGTGTGTAGGCTTTTTCTACCACGAAGGTGCCAAAGGCGAtgactttattcaaaaaaataagtttcgaTACTGCGTCGATTCCAGTCAGTGGGGAAGTGTGGTGAAGCTAGGCGAGCACGTTCGGTAAGCTTTATATTTGGTTTATACATGAACTGATATAGATTATGTTCTTCGAAGCTATTTCAGCTAGTTTGCTTGTCTTGATCGTtaacttaatagaccttttcacggtttctcTCGCCATCTTGGTTGAGGGCAAACACGGCAAAAGATGAACCATGGAAAGTACTTACTGGTAAGCAAATTACCATGAAGTTGAGTTCTGCCTCTTCCGAATTTTTCGGCTCGACTAGAAGCATGTCCAAAGTGATGTCAGtaagtaaatttattgaaaaattttttacGCAATACCAGATACTTTCATTTTGCAAGCTTGCAGACTATTTGGTTAGTCAAATctgtattgttggaagaaacattataagctctgtccatagttagtagagggcaagtccccctctactaactatgctCTGTCCCTAATGCTTAATGTTTTGAAGCTGTAAcgaaaactttttaaacatgAAGTCCCGCATCTGTTGCGATTACAGAACAGCTATATcaagtaattcattttttcatgttaCAACGCTACTTTCTATATACCacgaaaactttttaaagtaacacggattcggatttgaacaaaaattaagtcggatcgacggatcgggccttaaaataccacggatcggcggatttgcatacccctattcacccccctcctaGTGTATGTTCCATCCAGCGACTTTTCTTGTGCTTTTGACAGAGCCCAGCTCTCGCACCCATAAAGTAAGATTGATTCGATGGTGGCTATGAAGAATCTGATTTTCAAATCTTTACTCATATTGGACTTCCATATTTTCGTCATACCATTCAAAGCTCTCCAAGCCTGCGCTTTCCTTATGCTGATGTCTTTTTCTGAGTTATCAACCCATGACCCTAAATATTTGAAGTCATCCTTTCATTCCAGATAAGTACCATTAAATGTATGTAATGGTGTTCGATCATCAATGTTATAAGCaactaattttgttttcttagcatTCAGTACCAGGCCAACTTTCTTGCACTCTTTTTCAACTGTTAGCAGTAATTCCTGAGCTTGAGCTATTTCATCCGACAGTAGTGCTATGTCGTTTGCGAAGTCTAAGTGAGCAAGAACTACTTTGGGGTGTCTTCTTGATCTTCGAGGGGTGATGGTAAATcccaactcttcttctttcccaGCCATAGCTTTACTCATAGCATAGTCAAGCACGATTATAAACAGGAAAGGAGCTAATGTGTCGCCCTACAGTACGCCGGTTGTGATGTCGAACATCTCTGTTTCTCCATCTGGAGAAACCACTTTGGCCTTTGTATTCGTATACATCATCTCTATAGCTTGCAACAGGTTAGGTGGAATCCCATAGGCTTTAAGAATACGCATCATTTTACCCCGATGAATTGAGTCGAATGCCTTCTTGAAGTCAATAAAAGTCATGACAGCTTCAATGTTATTTGCTTTAACTCCCTCGATTATTCTTCTGAGTGTTAATATTTGGGCCACTGTAGATCTTTTGGGCCGGAAACCGTTCTGGTTCACTCTGAGTCGGATGTCAATTACACTCCTGATTCGGTTTAAAATCAGGCGATTATACATCTTGGCTACAAGTCCCCAGATTTAGGTACAGGGATGATGTAGACAATCGCAACTTTTTTGCTCCTTGGGGGCTTctaagcaacgacgtttttgagcgacgcacgtcaaccggaagtgaacttATTCTCATTTAATATGCCTTTTCGCGTCCAAATTTGTATTACTAAGAGTCTTttctcttatagagacgatttgcccaaaaatttgttcaaaatcatcgctcaagagtgcaaaaagtccacttccagttgacgcACGTCCCTCAGAATGGTCGCTGCTTTTTAGACATCATCAATCAAAGATccttgttccaaaaaaaatgggaaatactGTGCAATGCACCATCCACGGACCGGAGAACCCTTGGAAGCTGTTGATCACCACAAATTCCTTGGAGTTGAGCTATCCAGTGACCTAAATTGCTAGGATTATGGCAAAAGACCAACAGATCTCTTAGCGttataaaaagaaacttaagtAAGTGTCCAGAAAACGTAAAAGGCTATCTTACTTTAGTTAGACCACAACTTGAATACGTGGATGTTGCGCATGGCATCAGCacattcaaaaacaaataaaggacGTTGAGAGTGCACAGAGACGATCGGCAcgttttgttaaaaatgaatGTGGCACAACTCCTGGAACTATTAccaaaattttgaatgatttgAAATGGCCAATAGTCGGGACGTTTTTTAAGGTTTATCATTT is a window from the Porites lutea chromosome 10, jaPorLute2.1, whole genome shotgun sequence genome containing:
- the LOC140949639 gene encoding uncharacterized protein; amino-acid sequence: MYNRLILNRIRSVIDIRLRVNQNGFRPKRSTVAQILTLRRIIEGVKANNIEAVMTFIDFKKAFDSIHRGKMMRILKAYGIPPNLLQAIEMMYTNTKAKVVSPDGETEMFDITTGVL